From Eriocheir sinensis breed Jianghai 21 chromosome 37, ASM2467909v1, whole genome shotgun sequence, one genomic window encodes:
- the LOC127008200 gene encoding tectonic-2-like has product MELFVTLLCLSTVYGNHRTINWTKPSGWKGYMEHPPGAPFSPCPCDMASNFCDPSCCCDEDCDTFPMNTPSCPSSVIEAQAKESVSPHACKYFGLFSPEWHSFFCPVKENSPILGLFYPPEQAIRDFQKYLTVVGQEHYSYQEEAVHISDLEHWPHYALGAHVLVGEDLGGPVVRGALQLPQPVLEGFCVDTFPVHFLEDFSHECPVIMSPGKCESEASLSVASYLQPSDRTTTDQPAGLSQVIGNLSSLNFVNASVQYQWLEDITGFIKVQGVNIPTLLAQSSAADLEGDILPYLDEATDQCHNVVLAVEYHLAWEGPAIVNVAATITLGSVPVFPEPKEDACTTFEEQNPTCVIPPAPWPLPLSATPQVFLIQHFKVQFHHSPTTNASGDASDFTPEEAEMGKLSIPERSGNPGYLLHRPLLAGYVEYNNSTGEENSTNDNLLSVVLNVSTGLYVWRPDESGSCHTLPMEKVTFGVDMFSACLYKWSAVIFCSDLRETLEEALYSLVQAEVISAFGWPNVTNEEDFLPIIFEHHKEDNKTSGSGCDIPSALEYTIIYQNVLEEHSSALAVHQVIGASVRLRYKTLHFGHNFSSGSQLLTSSVVFSHQPRPSGLSRFWEAMEDRWCERGTCWREVLWPWTHGWTGMGWGDQDHPSITLASLLAQSFLALVLLIPPLVLTFTQGFRLSW; this is encoded by the exons ATGGAATTGTTTGTCACCCTCCTGTGTCTTTCAACAG TCTATGGAAACCATCGTACCATCAACTGGACAAAGCCTTCAGGATGGAAAGGTTATATGGAACACCCACCTGGGGCTCCATTCTCCCCCTGCCCCTGTGACATGGCCTCCAATTTCTGTGACCCCAGCTGTTGTTGTGATGAG GATTGTGACACCTTTCCCATGAACACGCCAAGCTGTCCCTCTTCTGTTATTGAAGCCCAAGCAAAGGAATCAGTCTCTCCCCATGCCTGCAAGTACTTTGGACTCTTTTCACCAGAGTGGCACAGTTTCTTCTGTCCAGTGAAGGAAAACTCTCCTATCTTAGGTCTCTTTTACCCTCCTGAGCAAGCTATCAGAGATTTTCAGAAGTACCTGACAGTCGTGGGGCAAGAGCATTACAGTTACCAGGAGGAGGCAGTACATATTTCAGACCTGGAGCACTGGCCTCACTATGCACTTGGGGCACATGTGTTGGTGGGGGAAGACTTGGGTGGACCAGTAGTGCGTGGTGCTCTCCAGTTGCCCCAGCCAGTATTGGAAGGCTTCTGTGTGGACACTTTTCCTGTACATTTCTTGGAAGACTTCAGCCATGAGTGTCCAGTCATCATGTCTCCAGGAAAGTGTGAGTCTGAGGCATCCTTAAGTGTGGCAAGCTATCTCCAGCCAAGTGATAGAACTACCACAGACCAGCCTGCAGGCCTTTCACAGGTCATAGGGAACCTGAGTAGCTTGAATTTTGTCAATGCCTCAGTGCAATATCAGTGGTTGGAGGACATCACTGGATTCATCAAGGTGCAGGGAGTAAACATACCTACTCTTCTGGCTCAGAGCAGTGCTGCTGACCTGGAGGGTGACATTCTTCCATATCTTGATGAGGCAACAGACCAGTGCCACAATGTAGTGCTGGCTGTGGAGTATCATTTAGCATGGGAGGGGCCTGCCATAGTTAACGTTGCTGCCACCATCACTTTGGGCAGTGTTCCAGTGTTTCCAGAACCCAAAGAGGATGCATGCACCACTTTCGAGGAGCAAAACCCAACATGTGTCATACCCCCAGCACCttggcctctccccctctctGCTACACCACAAGTCTTCCTCATCCAGCACTTTAAGGTCCAGTTTCACCATTCTCCCACCACTAATGCCTCAGGTGACGCCAGTGACTTTACCCCTGAGGAGGCTGAGATGGGAAAACTAAGCATCCCTGAAAGGTCTGGCAACCCAGGATACTTGTTACACAGACCCCTCCTGGCAGGTTATGTTGA GTACAACAACAGTACAGGGGAGGAAAACAGCACAAATGACAACCTGCTGTCTGTGGTTCTGAATGTCTCCACAGGACTCTATGTGTGGAGGCCAG ATGAAAGTGGGAGCTGCCACACATTACCCATGGAGAAGGTCACATTTGGGGTAGACATGTTCTCAGCTTGCCTCTACAAATGGTCTGCTGTGATCTTTTGCTCTGATCTAAG GGAGACTCTTGAAGAAGCACTGTATTCTTTGGTGCAGGCAGAAGTGATCAGTGCTTTTGGATGGCCTAATGTCACCAATGAAGAGGACTTCTTGCCCATTATCTT TGAGCACCACAAAGAGGACAACAAGACCAGTGGTAGTGGGTGTGATATTCCATCAGCCCTGGAGTACACGATCATCTACCAGAATGTATTGGAGGAGCACAGTTCAGCCCTTGCTGTTCATCAGGTCATTGGTGCTTCTGTCAG GCTGCGTTACAAGACCCTCCACTTTGGCCACAACTTCAGCTCTGGATCTCAGCTCCTCACCTCAAGTGTAGTGTTTTCCCATCAACCAAGACCCTCAGGATTGTCTAG ATTCTGGGAGGCGATGGAAGACCGGTGGTGTGAGAGAGGAACCTGCTGGAGGGAGGTGCTCTGGCCGTGGACTCATGGCTGGACAGGGATGGGATGGGGTGATCAGGAccacccctccatcaccctcgcCTCCCTGCTGGCCCAGTCCTTTCTTGCCTTAGTACTCCTCATACCTCCTCTGGTTCTCACATTTACTCAAGGTTTCAGACTATCATGGTGA
- the LOC127008201 gene encoding uncharacterized protein LOC127008201 — translation MGVFFLLLAAVVASRSDLILADTSGEANLGVVVNMADEAGTAESEGRRVVLVLQESGRPSADSYARLLTPFPTLRTFTVCYRIRLLRFREESTMMSYAVSDDKDNELRMDHRMTGYQVTLHSTWAQTSLETPLLVWTHFCFQYQERSGEWEIYMNGERQAHGSFPPFGEPLIGNGTYIIGQEQDSMGGGFQRDQSYSGEITQLSFWDSYLSRDAIGGMAACLESTERPVLGWSSQKWEMHGEVHFELRNVEDLCFTSSRSFKVFPRRYTLNHAIHFCQVVGGILTVPRTAEENALVYESSRDKAEYCSGKVGASYLWLGANDLGQERTWKYWGSGAPITWENTWRGTGPNGGTAENCLVMLHGAYPGYWSDIACLDSYAFCVPCEFEAPPVFHLKGPAMCEESPFNIQYLMGEVKDGHPSLRGFFHTDIYWNSTRGVWVMESLKVKASAVWEPRRGVHYPFGTNPWQMMSEVCGLQAGSIINLTLSECGKGMFTCEDGTCISLQQRCDLRVDCLDQSDEHYCSLVDVPSNYQINIPPSPATMNGSLDIDFTVNVISFPSVATQDLTFVTTFQLLLGWRDPRLNYFNLKTDPTLNMLSEESMKKIWTPLVFFRNAHGNVFTNLNQGSRVECLQEGSSVEGGPEFTKEVNIFSGSENSLVMSQVYSVTYSCDFDLLMFPFDAQVCSMFFMLTSASANYMKLVPVLANYTGRTSLIEYSIGHLSVRSLPNEEFSSLVVEVRFVRRYGFYLLTLYIPTTLLMLIAYATLFFNPDDFNSRIVVALTSLLVLSSLFTQTSNSLPKTSYFKLVDVWLFFSIVMIFNVVMLQTLVDFSQQPIFAKKGWLSRAFKKIGQCFQVTGNTADESTPVKSLGASGNLTIHIKPVGEAEIKPITDQEVWSENAKNWHEEPRRLPIYGRAFRQANWSENKDVNMSLMVFSRIILPIIFFIFNAGYWGAAIIYVNAIDKDK, via the exons ATGGGGGTCTTCTTTCTCCTGTTAGCGGCGGTGGTGGCTTCGAGGAGTGACCTGATCCTTGCCGACACTTCCGGAG AGGCAAATCTCGGGGTCGTGGTGAACATGGCCGACGAGGCAGGCACAGCTGAGAGCGAGGGGAGGCGTGTGGTGCTGGTCTTGCAGGAGTCCGGGAGGCCCTCCGCCGACAGCTACGCCCGCCTTCTCACGCCCTTCCCCACCCTGCGAACCTTCACCGTCTGCTACAGGATACGCCTCCTCAGGTTCCGGGAGGAGTCCACCATGATGTCGTACGCGGTGTCAGATGATAAGGACAACGAACTGCGGATGG ACCACCGCATGACGGGCTACCAGGTCACACTGCACAGCACGTGGGCCCAAACCAGCCTGGAGACGCCGCTTCTGGTATGGACACACTTCTGCTTCCAGTACCAGGAGAGGAGCGGCGAGTGGGAAATCTACATGAACGGGGAGCGGCAGGCACACGGCTCCTTCCCGCCATTTGGGGAGCCACTGATCGGGAACGGAACGTATATTATTG GCCAGGAGCAGGATTCGATGGGGGGCGGCTTCCAGCGGGACCAAAGCTACAGCGGCGAGATAACGCAGCTCAGCTTCTGGGACTCTTACCTCTCGCGGGACGCTATTGGTGGG ATGGCAGCGTGTCTGGAGTCGACGGAGCGTCCAGTGCTGGGATGGTCGTCTCAAAAATGGGAGATGCACGGAGAAGTCCACTTCGAGTTACGCAACGTGGAGGATTTATGCTTCACCAGCTCCCGCTCCTTCAAGGTGTTCCCGCGACGCTACACTCTGAACCACGCCATACACTTTTGTCAGGTTGTGGGCGGGATCCTGACCGTGCCGAGGACGGCGGAAGAGAACGCCCTGGTGTACGAGTCCTCCAGGGACAAGGCAGAGTACTGTTCTGGTAAGGTAGGCGCCTCGTACCTGTGGCTGGGAGCCAATGACTTGGGTCAAGAGCGGACATGGAAGTACTGGGGCTCTGGGGCGCCCATCACCTGGGAGAACACATGGAGGGGCACTGGACCCAACGGCGGCACCGCGGAGAACTGTCTGGTGATGCTGCACGGCGCCTACCCTGGCTACTGGTCGGATATCGCCTGCCTGGACTCCTATGCTTTCTGCGTGCCTTGTGAGTTTGAGGCGCCGCCGGTGTTCCACCTGAAGGGTCCTGCGATGTGTGAGGAGTCCCCCTTCAACATCCAGTACCTAATGGGGGAAGTGAAGGATGGCCATCCCTCCCTCAGAGGCTTCTTCCACACAGATATTTACTGGAACTCAACACGAGGCGTTTGGGTCATGGAGTCTCTTAAG GTGAAGGCCTCGGCTGTGTGGGAGCCGCGGCGAGGCGTGCATTACCCCTTCGGCACCAATCCGTGGCAGatgatgagtgaggtgtgtggTCTTCAGGCGGGAAGCATCATCAACTTGACTCTGTCTGAGTGCGGGAAGGGAATGTTCACCTGCGAGGACGGCACCTGCATCAGCCTGCAACAGCGGTGCGACCTGCGCGTGGACTGCCTCGACCAGAGCGACGAGCATTACTGCAGCCTGGTGGATGTGCCTTCAAACTACCAGATTAACATCCCTCCATCGCCCGCCACCATGAACGGGTCGTTGGACATTGACTTTACCGTCAacgttatctccttcccttccgtggCCACGCAGGACCTCACCTTCGTCACCACCTTCCAGTTACTGCTGGGCTGGAGGGACCCGCGACTCAACTATTTCAACCTCAAGACGGACCCCACCCTCAATATGCTTTCGGAGGAGAGCATGAAGAAGATTTGGACGCCACTGGTGTTCTTCAGGAACGCACACGGCAACGTTTTCACCAACCTGAACCAGGGCTCGCGCGTGGAGTGTCTGCAGGAGGGCTCCTCGGTGGAGGGGGGCCCAGAGTTTACGAAAGAGG TGAACATATTTTCGGGCTCTGAGAACAGCCTGGTCATGAGCCAGGTGTACAGCGTCACCTACAGCTGCGACTTCGACCTCCTCATGTTCCCCTTCGACGCTCAG GTGTGCAGCATGTTCTTCATGCTGACGTCTGCCTCAGCGAACTACATGAAGTTAGTGCCCGTGCTGGCCAACTATACGGGCAGGACCAGCCTCATCGAGTACTCCATCG GCCACCTCTCCGTGCGGTCGCTGCCCAACGAAGAGTTTTCCTCCCTGGTGGTGGAGGTTCGCTTCGTGCGGCGCTACGGCTTCTACCTGCTGACGCTCTACATCCCCACCACACTGCTCATGCTCATCGCCTACGCCACGCTCTTCTTCAACCCCGACGACTTCAACTCCCGCATCGTGGTGGCGCTTACTTCGCTGCTCGTGTTGTCCTCACTCTtcacgcag ACCTCCAACTCATTGCCGAAGACCTCTTACTTCAAGCTTGTGGACGTGTGGCTCTTCTTCTCCATTGTCATGATCTTCAATGTGGTCATGCTCCAGACCTTAGTGGACTTTTCTCAGCAGCCCATATTTGCCAAGAAAGGCTGGCTGAGCAGGGCCTTT aaaaaaattgGCCAATGCTTTCAAGTAACAGGGAACACAGCAGACGAGAGTACACCTGTCAAGAGCCTTGGGGCCTCTGGGAACCTGACTATCCACATTAAACCTGTGGGGGAGGCAGAGATCAAGCCCATAACTGATCAAGAAGTCTGGTCAGAGAATGCCAAAAATTG GCATGAGGAGCCGCGCAGACTGCCTATCTATGGCCGAGCATTCAGGCAGGCAAACTGGTCTGAGAACAAGGATGTGAACATGTCACTGATGGTGTTCAGCCGCATCATCCTgcccatcatcttcttcatcttcaatgCTGGTTACTGGGGGGCAGCCATTAT ATATGTCAATGCCATAGACAAAGACAAGTGA
- the LOC127008203 gene encoding uncharacterized protein LOC127008203 isoform X1, whose translation MASTKDYTLLAVVLMLSLCAGSGRGLVGEGEPEEGTIYIVSVVSDPAAAEERNGAQKPKVNGATGPPSSSSHPAAASGLGELVQRRILLSHALNRSKDAPIDGDEEERVREGLADLVRKMTLFSLSLNTSRSEPLNGKSSGGEQRVSEGLADLVKRMVLFSHALNMSMDEPKGVNGEKVKEGLTDLVDRMILFSYDLNMPSAVAEDADVDQRTKGLADLVDRMILFSYALNRSSNGSTEGGGDGGQERVSEGLNDLVDRIILFSYALNRSTNGSTEGGGDGEEERAREGLGELVQRMLLFSHALKMSNHEHKIDGGGGGEKQRVDEGLAELGEALTGDHMQLLGPPADTPDIEHREQPCLPPFEMIAYRMCILQEMVLKLSWGDAQEFCRERGGMLAEDMVVIKTRRFLNDLYGEEGARSRWPVWVGGRRAGQTWVWGGGQRVPEFLWAPGEPRKFSSHLSPEGQCMMLDGYRRFYGASLPCYLRRRFVCQLNV comes from the exons ATGGCGTCCACTAAGGACTACACTTTACTGGCGGTTGTGTTGATGTTGTCCCTCTGTGCTGGATCGGGACGTGGACTGGTTGGCGAGGGAGAACCAGAGGAAGGAACCATATACATCGTCTCCGTAGTGAGTGATCCTGCAGCAGCCGAGGAGCGTAACGGAGCACAGAAACCGAAAGTGAATGGTGCAACaggtcccccctcctcctcttcccaccctgCCGCCGCCTCGGGCCTGGGAGAGCTGGTGCAGAGAAGGATACTCCTCTCCCATGCCCTGAACCGGTCTAAAGATGCACCCATAGAcggggacgaagaggagagagtgagggaaggctTGGCAGATCTGGTGCGGAAGATGACACTGTTCTCCCTTTCATTAAACACGTCCAGAAGTGAACCTTTGAACGGCAAGAGCAGCGGCGGCGAGCAGAGAGTGTCCGAGGGCCTGGCGGATCTGGTGAAGAGGATGGTGCTGTTCTCTCACGCTCTGAATATGTCCATGGATGAACCTAAGGGCGTCAACggcgagaaggtgaaggagggccTGACAGATCTTGTGGATAGAATGATACTCTTCTCTTACGACCTGAACATGCCTAGCGCTGTAGCAGAGGACGCCGACGTGGACCAGAGAACGAAGGGCTTGGCAGATTTGGTGGATAGGATGATACTGTTCTCCTACGCCCTAAACCGATCTAGCAATGGATCTactgaaggaggcggtgacggcggccaagagagagtgagcgagggcCTGAATGATCTTGTGGATAGGATAATACTGTTCTCCTACGCCCTAAACCGATCTACCAATGGATCTactgaaggaggcggtgacggcgaagaagagagagcgagggagggccTGGGGGAGCTAGTGCAGAGAATGTTACTTTTCTCCCATGCTCTGAAGATGTCAAACCATGAACACAAGATcgatggtggcggtggcggcgagaAGCAGCGGGTGGACGAAGGCCTGGCGGAGTTGGGTGAGGCGCTGACGGGTGACCACATGCAGCTCCTGGGGCCCCCAGCTGACACACCCGATATCG AGCACCGCGAACAGCCCTGCCTCCCGCCCTTCGAAATGATCGCCTACCGCATGTGCATCCTACAGGAGATGGTGCTCAAGCTCTCATGGGGGGACGCTCAGGAGTTCTGCAG GGAGCGCGGAGGGATGCTTGCCGAGGACATGGTGGTTATCAAGACGCGGAGGTTTCTGAATGACCTGTACGGCGAGGAGGGCGctc GGTCACGGTGGCCGGTGTGGGTCGGGGGACGCAGAGCAGGGCAGACTTGGGTGTGGGGAGGAGGTCAACGGGTGCCAGAGTTCCTGTGGGCACCCGGCGAGCCTCGTAAGTTTAGCAGCCACTTGTCCCCCGAAGGTCAATGCATGATGCTGGACGGCTATCGGCGCTTCTACGGGGCCAGCCTGCCGTGTTACCTGCGGCGGCGGTTCGTCTGTCAGCTGAATGTCTGA
- the LOC127008203 gene encoding uncharacterized protein LOC127008203 isoform X2: MTSGSILITCLVGLTCVGGVIGATLAGYSSITKSPAGEGGDAEQTTLSPTSAAQDHAAQPRTHVAALPSPSTRQEAPDGFERYIAGLGRLSAALRDPEYDWEAAEAYATASTPGQGGHTNTDFRRNVQKLFALAGTMEQLSDAMKQLRPNDEDRDIQSDPTPYAEAETNLPSGLNAALTTALADLSRLYDYYFGQESDGDGGISEEGKAMKNEDGMQVLIDTLEALARAHTNYTAAIKFANTPAAGGVVESSTPEVPALITAAVNYSASTPTERIVESLSPKVPETSPHGLLSLYENQRGLQQVVTQLKALMGLEPVESSRNDTVLVTTTTTLPSSATTTTSRREHREQPCLPPFEMIAYRMCILQEMVLKLSWGDAQEFCRERGGMLAEDMVVIKTRRFLNDLYGEEGARSRWPVWVGGRRAGQTWVWGGGQRVPEFLWAPGEPRKFSSHLSPEGQCMMLDGYRRFYGASLPCYLRRRFVCQLNV; the protein is encoded by the exons ATGACGAGCGGCAGCATCCTCATAACCTGCCTTGTTGGCCTCACGTGCGTGGGCGGTGTAATTGGGGCCACCCTTGCAGGTTACAGCAGCATTACCAAGTCTCCTGCTGGCGAGGGAGGGGATGCAGAACAAACCACACTGTCGCCCACCTCCGCCGCCCAAGACCACGCTGCACAGCCTCGCACGCACGTAGCAGCTCTCCCCTCGCCCTCGACTCGTCAGGAGGCTCCGGATGGCTTCGAAAGGTACATAGCTGGCCTAGGTCGTCTCTCAGCGGCTCTTAGGGACCCGGAATATGATTGGGAAGCTGCAGAAGCATACGCCACGGCCAGCACGCCGGGTCAGGGAGGTCATACAAACACCGACTTTAGGCGCAATGTACAGAAACTCTTCGCCCTCGCCGGCACCATGGAACAACTTAGTGATGCCATGAAGCAGCTGCGTCCCAACGATGAGGACAGAGACATTCAAAGCGACCCAACGCCCTACGCAGAAGCAGAAACAAACCTCCCCAGTGGGCTCAACGCGGCGCTAACAACAGCCCTCGCTGACCTGTCACGCCTCTATGATTACTACTTCGGACAGGAATCCGACGGAGATGGCGGTATTAGCGAAGAAGGAAAGGCTATGAAGAACGAGGACGGCATGCAGGTCCTGATTGATACCCTGGAGGCTTTGGCAAGGGCGCACACTAATTACACCGCCGCTATCAAGTTTGCGAACACACCTGCTGCCGGAGGTGTAGTTGAATCTTCCACCCCCGAGGTTCCCGCCCTCATCACCGCCGCCGTCAACTACTCTGCGAGCACACCAACGGAAAGAATTGTCGAATCGCTCTCCCCCAAAGTCCCCGAAACCTCACCTCACGGGCTACTCAGCTTGTACGAGAACCAGAGGGGACTCCAGCAAGTGGTGACGCAGCTGAAGGCACTGATGGGGCTCGAACCTGTGGAAAGTAGCAGGAATGACACTGTTCTTGTAACTACGACAACAACGCtaccctcctccgccaccaccaccaccagtcgtAGAG AGCACCGCGAACAGCCCTGCCTCCCGCCCTTCGAAATGATCGCCTACCGCATGTGCATCCTACAGGAGATGGTGCTCAAGCTCTCATGGGGGGACGCTCAGGAGTTCTGCAG GGAGCGCGGAGGGATGCTTGCCGAGGACATGGTGGTTATCAAGACGCGGAGGTTTCTGAATGACCTGTACGGCGAGGAGGGCGctc GGTCACGGTGGCCGGTGTGGGTCGGGGGACGCAGAGCAGGGCAGACTTGGGTGTGGGGAGGAGGTCAACGGGTGCCAGAGTTCCTGTGGGCACCCGGCGAGCCTCGTAAGTTTAGCAGCCACTTGTCCCCCGAAGGTCAATGCATGATGCTGGACGGCTATCGGCGCTTCTACGGGGCCAGCCTGCCGTGTTACCTGCGGCGGCGGTTCGTCTGTCAGCTGAATGTCTGA